In a genomic window of Caldisalinibacter kiritimatiensis:
- a CDS encoding protein-export chaperone SecB: MRKLRSDDLHNIQLKTIRVVSLSCFVDDNYHSLDNEKIKVETNIGNYGEVISDTEGKTYLKTKIQGKKEDQVVFQIEVVYEGLCISKKILDKKEYEFFLKVQSIPMLWSYTRETVNNIMVKMGLKPILLPVLNITEIIQGINKSKEDVGGDQ, translated from the coding sequence ATGAGAAAACTGAGAAGTGATGATTTGCATAATATTCAATTAAAAACTATAAGAGTTGTATCACTTAGTTGTTTTGTTGATGATAATTATCATAGCTTAGATAACGAAAAAATAAAAGTTGAAACAAATATAGGAAATTATGGAGAAGTCATAAGTGATACTGAAGGGAAAACTTATTTAAAGACTAAAATACAAGGAAAAAAAGAAGATCAAGTAGTTTTTCAAATAGAAGTGGTTTATGAAGGATTATGTATAAGTAAAAAAATATTAGACAAGAAAGAATATGAATTTTTTCTAAAAGTACAATCAATACCAATGCTTTGGAGTTATACTAGAGAGACAGTTAATAATATCATGGTGAAAATGGGGTTGAAACCTATACTATTGCCAGTATTAAATATTACTGAAATAATACAAGGCATAAACAAATCAAAGGAAGATGTTGGAGGAG